A genomic region of Sphingobacteriales bacterium contains the following coding sequences:
- the secE gene encoding preprotein translocase subunit SecE produces the protein MDKIRIFLEDSYNELVYKVTWPTWEELLSTTRVVVSALLLLTLTVFIFDFIFGANPENSVFQGLLAYIYSLFA, from the coding sequence ATGGATAAAATTAGAATATTTCTGGAAGATTCGTATAACGAATTAGTTTATAAAGTAACCTGGCCTACTTGGGAGGAATTATTATCAACAACCCGCGTGGTGGTTTCTGCGTTGCTTTTACTGACGCTTACCGTATTTATATTTGATTTTATATTTGGAGCGAACCCTGAAAATTCTGTTTTTCAAGGATTGCTCGCTTATATTTATAGTTTATTCGCTTAA
- the rplK gene encoding 50S ribosomal protein L11: MAKQITGYVKLQVKGGQANPAPPIGPALGSKGLNIMDFCKQFNARTQEKMGQVLPVLITVYADKTFDFVIKTPPAAILLIEKSKIKKGSAEPNRNKVGSVSWDQVREIAEIKMPDLNCFTVESAMKMVAGTARSMGLNLTGNAPWA, encoded by the coding sequence ATGGCAAAACAAATAACAGGCTATGTAAAATTGCAGGTAAAAGGTGGACAAGCGAATCCTGCACCTCCGATTGGTCCGGCACTCGGCTCCAAAGGTTTGAACATCATGGATTTTTGCAAACAATTCAATGCAAGAACCCAAGAGAAAATGGGACAAGTATTGCCGGTGCTTATCACAGTATATGCCGACAAGACTTTCGATTTCGTCATCAAAACACCTCCGGCAGCCATATTATTGATTGAGAAATCAAAAATCAAAAAAGGCTCCGCCGAACCCAACCGTAACAAAGTAGGTTCTGTATCGTGGGATCAAGTGCGCGAAATAGCCGAAATCAAAATGCCCGATTTGAATTGCTTTACGGTAGAATCTGCCATGAAAATGGTAGCAGGAACAGCCCGTAGCATGGGCTTAAATCTAACCGGCAATGCACCTTGGGCATAA
- a CDS encoding cupin domain-containing protein: protein MFNIFKNLPHSAAAEEDFYTLFQNEQVHIERIVSQGQSSPEGFWYRQERGEWVVLLQGSATLEYEDGTIQQLYSGDSTYIAPLQAHRVAATSAEPPCIWLAVHC from the coding sequence ATGTTTAACATTTTCAAAAATTTACCGCACAGTGCCGCCGCCGAAGAGGATTTTTATACATTATTTCAAAATGAGCAAGTACACATTGAGCGAATAGTATCGCAGGGGCAATCATCGCCCGAAGGTTTTTGGTATCGGCAGGAGCGTGGCGAGTGGGTAGTATTGCTGCAAGGCTCTGCAACATTGGAATACGAAGACGGCACTATACAACAACTCTACAGCGGCGACAGTACCTATATAGCACCCCTGCAAGCCCATCGGGTAGCGGCTACTTCTGCCGAGCCGCCGTGTATTTGGTTGGCGGTTCATTGCTAA
- the rpoB gene encoding DNA-directed RNA polymerase subunit beta yields MTEFQRRHKPRINFGKIKADYRSPDLLEIQLQSFQDFFQLETTPDKRSNEGLFKVFQENFPISDARNIFSLEFLDYFIDPPRYTIEECMDRGLTYALPLKAKLRLSCNDVEHVDFQTIVQDVFLGNIPYMTPKGTFVVNGAERVVVSQLHRSPGVFFGQSVHPNGTKIYSARVIPFKGAWIEFATDINDVMYAYIDRKKKFPVTTLLRAIGYDTDKAILDLFDLAEEVEVTPKNLDANIGKKLAARVLRTWLEDFVDEDTGEVVSIERNEVILERDTVLDENNISLITDTGAKSIILQKEEKTVDYAIIYNTLQKDTSNSEMEAVQHIYRQLRGTDAPDEETARGIIEKLFFSDKRYDLGEVGRYKINKRLELSTDFNVKVLTKEDIISMINYLIMLCNNKAEIDDIDHLSNRRVKTVGEQLYGQFGVGLARMARTIRERMNVRDNEVFTPVDLINARTLSSVINSFFGTSQLSQFLDQTNPLSEITHKRRISALGPGGLSRERAGFEVRDVHYSHYGRLCTIETPEGPNIGLISTLCVHATINKMGFIETPYREVIEGKANMSSNAVYYLSAEEEDDKRIGQANGIITTDGHFTNDRVKSRHQGEFPVLEPQELQYIDVAPNQIVGVSASLIPFLENDDANRALMGSNMQRQAVPLLRPEAPIVGTGLEAKVAQDCRILLNAEGNGIVEYVDADTIHIRYERTEDERLASFEGDVTIYPLVKFRKTNQNTTINLKPIVKKGQKVNVGQILCEGYATDNGELALGRNLMVAFMPWKGYNFEDAIVISERVVREDLFTSLHIEEFVLDVRNTKLGEEELTNDIPNVSEEATKDLDDNGIIRIGAHVKEGDILIGKITPKGETDPTPEEKLLRAIFGDKAGDVKDASLKVKPSVRGVVISKQLFARAKKDKDSKKSEKDALTRLEEIHEKKLQEIKAILLEKISTVLVDRKAVNLLNSYNEEIVPKGSKYTVKNLQGIDYENIAPLSEWTDDARSNETIRRLIHNYNIKINEERGRYKREKFNISVGDELPAGVLNLAKVYIAKKRKLKVGDKLAGRHGNKGIVARIVRPEDMPFLEDGTPVDIVLNPLGVPSRMNIGQIFETVLGWAGLKLGEKYATPIFDGATLEDIDEKVIQAGLPKLGSTYLYDGETGERFHQATTVGIIYMLKLSHMVDDKMHARSIGPYSLITQQPLGGKAQFGGQRFGEMEVWALQAYGAANILQELLTLKSDDIIGRAKAYEAIVKGDAMPTPNVPESFNVLIHELRGLALDVVFE; encoded by the coding sequence ATGACCGAGTTTCAAAGACGGCATAAGCCACGTATCAACTTCGGAAAAATAAAAGCGGACTATCGCTCTCCTGATTTGTTGGAAATCCAACTGCAATCGTTTCAGGACTTTTTTCAATTGGAAACCACGCCCGACAAGCGTTCCAACGAAGGGCTTTTTAAAGTATTTCAAGAAAATTTTCCCATCAGCGATGCACGCAACATTTTCAGTCTTGAATTTTTAGATTATTTTATTGACCCGCCCCGCTACACCATAGAAGAGTGTATGGATCGCGGGCTTACTTATGCATTGCCCTTAAAAGCAAAACTTCGTTTGTCGTGTAATGATGTAGAACACGTTGATTTTCAAACGATAGTACAAGATGTTTTTTTAGGCAACATTCCTTATATGACCCCCAAAGGCACTTTTGTGGTGAACGGGGCAGAAAGGGTAGTGGTATCACAGTTGCATCGTTCGCCGGGTGTATTCTTCGGTCAAAGCGTGCACCCCAACGGCACCAAAATCTACTCAGCACGCGTAATTCCGTTTAAAGGTGCGTGGATAGAATTTGCCACCGACATCAACGATGTAATGTATGCCTATATAGACCGTAAAAAGAAATTTCCTGTTACTACTTTATTGCGTGCCATTGGTTATGATACAGACAAAGCCATTTTGGATTTGTTTGATTTGGCGGAAGAAGTAGAAGTAACACCAAAAAATTTAGATGCCAACATCGGTAAAAAATTAGCGGCTCGTGTATTGCGCACTTGGTTGGAAGATTTTGTAGATGAAGATACCGGAGAGGTAGTTTCTATTGAAAGAAATGAGGTGATATTAGAGCGCGATACAGTTTTGGACGAAAATAATATTTCGCTGATTACAGATACGGGAGCAAAATCTATCATTCTTCAAAAAGAAGAAAAAACCGTAGATTATGCCATTATCTACAATACGCTCCAAAAAGACACTTCCAACTCCGAAATGGAAGCGGTGCAGCACATTTATCGCCAGTTGCGCGGTACCGATGCACCCGACGAAGAAACAGCACGCGGTATTATAGAAAAATTGTTTTTCTCCGACAAACGCTACGATTTAGGAGAAGTAGGACGCTATAAAATCAACAAGCGTTTGGAATTAAGCACTGACTTTAATGTAAAAGTGCTTACGAAAGAAGATATTATCTCAATGATAAACTATCTCATTATGCTTTGCAACAACAAAGCCGAGATAGACGACATTGACCATTTGAGCAATCGCCGCGTAAAAACGGTGGGCGAACAATTATACGGACAATTCGGTGTGGGTTTGGCGCGTATGGCGCGTACCATTCGCGAGCGTATGAACGTGCGCGACAATGAAGTATTTACGCCGGTAGATTTGATTAATGCGCGTACCCTTTCATCGGTTATCAACTCATTTTTTGGTACGAGCCAACTCTCCCAATTCCTTGACCAAACCAATCCTTTGTCCGAAATCACGCACAAACGCCGTATTTCCGCTTTGGGTCCGGGAGGTTTGAGTCGTGAGCGAGCAGGCTTTGAGGTGCGCGATGTACACTATTCGCACTACGGACGCTTGTGTACCATCGAAACGCCCGAAGGACCGAACATCGGTTTGATTTCTACTTTGTGCGTGCATGCCACCATCAACAAAATGGGCTTTATTGAAACCCCCTACCGCGAAGTAATAGAAGGCAAAGCGAATATGAGTTCCAACGCCGTATATTATTTATCGGCGGAAGAAGAAGACGATAAAAGAATCGGGCAAGCCAACGGTATTATCACCACAGACGGGCACTTCACCAACGACCGCGTTAAATCGCGCCATCAGGGGGAGTTTCCGGTATTGGAGCCGCAGGAATTACAATATATAGATGTAGCACCGAACCAAATTGTAGGAGTATCCGCTTCGCTGATTCCGTTTTTGGAAAATGACGATGCCAACCGCGCCCTGATGGGTTCCAACATGCAACGTCAGGCAGTGCCGCTTTTGCGCCCCGAAGCCCCGATTGTGGGTACAGGTTTGGAAGCAAAAGTAGCACAAGACTGCCGCATTTTGCTCAACGCCGAGGGCAACGGTATAGTAGAATATGTAGATGCCGATACGATACATATCCGTTATGAGCGCACCGAAGACGAGCGTTTAGCGAGTTTTGAGGGAGATGTAACGATATATCCTTTGGTAAAATTCCGCAAAACCAACCAAAACACGACCATCAACCTCAAACCCATCGTAAAAAAAGGGCAAAAGGTAAACGTAGGACAAATTCTGTGCGAAGGATATGCTACCGACAACGGCGAATTAGCTTTGGGCAGAAATTTGATGGTGGCATTTATGCCATGGAAAGGTTATAATTTTGAAGATGCGATAGTAATATCCGAGCGAGTAGTCCGCGAAGATTTGTTCACATCATTACACATTGAAGAATTTGTATTAGATGTGCGCAACACTAAATTAGGCGAAGAAGAACTCACCAACGATATTCCGAACGTATCCGAAGAAGCCACGAAAGATTTAGACGACAACGGCATCATACGCATAGGAGCACATGTAAAAGAAGGTGATATTCTGATAGGAAAAATTACGCCAAAAGGCGAAACAGACCCTACACCCGAAGAAAAACTCTTACGCGCCATTTTCGGCGACAAAGCCGGAGACGTAAAAGACGCTTCTTTGAAAGTAAAACCCTCGGTAAGAGGCGTAGTAATCAGCAAACAATTATTTGCGCGTGCCAAAAAAGACAAAGACTCCAAAAAAAGCGAAAAAGATGCGCTGACCCGTTTGGAAGAAATACACGAAAAGAAATTGCAGGAAATAAAAGCAATATTATTAGAAAAAATCAGCACAGTATTGGTAGATAGAAAAGCAGTAAACCTGCTCAACTCTTATAATGAAGAAATCGTACCAAAAGGCTCTAAATATACTGTTAAAAACCTGCAAGGCATTGATTATGAAAATATCGCACCGCTTTCGGAATGGACAGACGATGCCCGCAGCAACGAAACTATCCGCCGATTGATTCATAATTACAACATTAAAATCAATGAAGAGCGCGGACGCTACAAACGCGAAAAATTCAATATCAGTGTAGGAGATGAATTGCCCGCCGGCGTATTAAATCTTGCCAAAGTATATATAGCCAAAAAGCGCAAGCTCAAAGTAGGCGATAAATTGGCAGGTCGCCACGGGAATAAAGGTATTGTAGCGCGTATTGTTCGCCCCGAAGATATGCCTTTCTTAGAAGACGGAACACCGGTAGATATTGTACTCAATCCTTTGGGCGTACCTTCTCGTATGAATATCGGGCAAATATTTGAGACCGTATTAGGTTGGGCAGGGCTGAAATTAGGCGAAAAATACGCCACCCCGATTTTTGACGGAGCTACCTTAGAGGATATTGACGAAAAAGTAATACAAGCGGGTTTGCCGAAATTAGGCAGTACCTATTTATATGACGGCGAAACCGGCGAGCGATTCCATCAGGCAACGACAGTAGGTATTATTTATATGCTTAAACTCTCACACATGGTGGACGATAAAATGCACGCCCGTTCTATTGGTCCGTATTCATTAATTACGCAGCAGCCACTCGGAGGTAAAGCCCAGTTTGGGGGGCAGCGTTTTGGTGAGATGGAAGTATGGGCACTACAAGCCTACGGCGCAGCCAACATATTGCAAGAGCTACTCACGCTCAAATCCGATGATATTATCGGTCGTGCAAAAGCCTACGAAGCCATTGTAAAAGGCGATGCAATGCCTACACCGAATGTTCCTGAATCATTCAATGTATTGATACACGAATTGCGCGGTTTGGCATTAGACGTTGTATTTGAATAA
- the nusG gene encoding transcription termination/antitermination factor NusG produces MAELKWYVLRVVSGKERKMKEYIDAEISRSGWSQIISQVLVPSERVYQIKNGKKQIKEKTLFPGYIFVQAIENGVNGDIIAGIRNITGVIHFLGKETPIPMKEEEASRMLGRIDDLKDSGESLVEPFIINETVKIVEGPFNDFQGTIEEINDEKKKLKVIVKIFGRRTPVELNFRQVEKLS; encoded by the coding sequence ATGGCTGAATTAAAGTGGTATGTATTGCGAGTAGTAAGCGGCAAAGAACGCAAAATGAAAGAATATATTGATGCGGAAATCAGTCGTTCAGGTTGGTCGCAAATAATTTCGCAGGTACTTGTTCCTTCCGAAAGAGTGTATCAAATAAAGAACGGAAAAAAGCAAATCAAAGAAAAGACACTTTTTCCGGGCTACATTTTTGTACAAGCTATAGAGAATGGTGTCAATGGCGATATTATAGCAGGGATTCGTAACATTACGGGTGTTATTCATTTTTTGGGAAAAGAAACACCCATACCCATGAAAGAAGAAGAAGCGAGCCGTATGTTGGGCAGAATTGACGACTTGAAGGACAGCGGCGAAAGCTTAGTAGAGCCGTTTATCATCAACGAAACCGTAAAAATCGTAGAAGGACCTTTTAACGATTTTCAGGGAACAATAGAAGAGATTAACGATGAAAAGAAAAAACTCAAAGTAATCGTAAAAATATTCGGAAGAAGAACGCCCGTAGAATTAAATTTCCGGCAAGTAGAAAAATTATCATAA
- a CDS encoding 50S ribosomal protein L1 translates to MKVTKKRKEINAKVDANKLYSLKDAATLVKDLNATKFNASVDLHVRLGVDPRKADQALRGTVSLPHGTGKTKRVLVLTTPDKEAEAAAAGADYYGLDDYIQKINAGWTDVDVVIATPNVMAKVGALGRILGPRNLMPNPKTGTITFDIANAVKDVKGGKISFRVDKFGIIHNSIGRVSFSPEQISDNATELMQTLIKMKPSTAKGIYVKSVSLAPTMGPSISIDPKSISGI, encoded by the coding sequence ATGAAAGTTACAAAGAAAAGGAAAGAAATCAACGCAAAAGTAGATGCCAACAAGTTGTATTCGTTAAAAGATGCAGCGACTTTGGTAAAAGATTTGAACGCTACCAAATTTAACGCTTCAGTAGATTTGCATGTACGTTTAGGCGTTGATCCTCGTAAGGCTGACCAAGCCCTCCGTGGCACCGTGTCGCTTCCGCATGGTACCGGAAAAACAAAACGTGTATTGGTATTAACAACCCCCGACAAAGAAGCCGAAGCGGCTGCTGCCGGAGCTGATTACTACGGTTTAGATGATTACATTCAAAAAATTAATGCCGGTTGGACAGATGTAGATGTGGTAATTGCCACGCCGAACGTAATGGCAAAAGTAGGTGCTTTGGGTCGTATTTTAGGTCCTCGCAACCTGATGCCAAATCCGAAAACAGGTACAATTACATTTGATATAGCCAATGCCGTAAAAGATGTGAAAGGCGGTAAAATCTCTTTTCGTGTGGATAAATTCGGTATCATACACAACTCTATTGGTCGCGTGTCATTTTCGCCGGAACAAATATCCGACAATGCCACAGAATTGATGCAAACATTGATAAAAATGAAACCATCAACGGCAAAGGGTATATATGTAAAAAGCGTATCCTTGGCACCCACTATGGGGCCGTCCATATCTATTGATCCTAAATCTATAAGCGGTATTTAA
- the tuf gene encoding elongation factor Tu, which produces MAKEKFERTKPHVNIGTIGHVDHGKTTLTAAITSVLANQGLAEKKDYDSIDSAPEEKERGITINTAHVEYQTVNRHYAHVDCPGHADYVKNMVTGAAQMDGAILVVAATDGPMPQTREHILLARQVGVPQIVVFLNKVDLVDDPELLELVEMEVRELLSFYEFDGDNIPIIAGSALKGLNGEPEGIEAIGKLMAAVDEWIPVPPRPIDQPFLMPVEDVFSITGRGTVATGKIERGQIRTGDAVEIIGLQEASMNSVVTGVEMFRKILDYGEAGDNVGLLLRGVDKDQIRRGMVVCKPGSVKPHKKFKAEVYVLSKEEGGRHTPFFNKYRPQFYFRTTDVTGEITLPAGVEMVMPGDNITITVELIYPIALEKGLRFAIREGGRTVGAGQVTEII; this is translated from the coding sequence ATGGCTAAGGAAAAATTTGAACGGACCAAGCCCCACGTGAACATTGGAACCATTGGGCACGTGGATCACGGTAAAACAACACTGACAGCAGCAATTACGTCAGTATTGGCAAATCAAGGATTGGCAGAGAAAAAAGATTATGATTCAATCGACTCTGCGCCTGAAGAAAAAGAACGCGGTATTACTATCAATACTGCACACGTAGAATATCAAACAGTCAATCGTCACTATGCACACGTGGACTGTCCGGGTCACGCCGACTATGTAAAAAACATGGTAACAGGTGCTGCTCAAATGGACGGAGCGATTTTAGTGGTAGCTGCTACAGACGGCCCTATGCCTCAAACGCGCGAACACATCTTGTTGGCACGTCAGGTAGGTGTACCACAAATCGTAGTGTTCCTGAATAAAGTAGATTTGGTGGACGATCCTGAGTTGTTGGAATTGGTAGAAATGGAAGTGCGCGAATTGCTTTCATTTTATGAGTTTGACGGCGACAACATTCCGATCATTGCAGGTTCTGCATTGAAAGGTTTGAACGGAGAACCAGAAGGCATAGAAGCTATTGGTAAATTAATGGCAGCCGTTGATGAATGGATTCCGGTTCCACCGCGTCCGATTGACCAACCATTTTTGATGCCGGTAGAGGACGTATTCTCAATCACAGGTCGTGGTACTGTAGCTACAGGTAAAATTGAGCGTGGTCAAATCCGCACCGGTGATGCCGTAGAAATCATTGGTTTGCAAGAAGCATCCATGAACTCGGTAGTAACAGGAGTAGAGATGTTCCGTAAAATTTTGGACTACGGAGAAGCAGGCGACAACGTAGGTTTGTTGTTGCGCGGTGTTGATAAAGACCAAATCCGTCGTGGTATGGTAGTTTGCAAACCCGGCTCTGTAAAACCGCACAAAAAATTCAAAGCAGAGGTATATGTATTGAGCAAAGAGGAAGGTGGTCGTCACACTCCATTTTTCAACAAATACCGTCCACAGTTCTATTTCCGTACAACAGACGTAACTGGTGAAATTACTTTGCCTGCCGGAGTAGAAATGGTAATGCCTGGCGACAACATCACTATCACAGTAGAATTGATATACCCAATCGCTTTGGAAAAAGGTTTGCGTTTCGCTATTCGTGAAGGTGGTCGTACCGTAGGTGCGGGTCAAGTAACAGAAATTATATAA
- a CDS encoding polysaccharide biosynthesis protein, producing MGIVIRQSIISSIAAYCGAMLGYFTYLYLNPLIFTPKEIGIIRLLEEFGILFYVFSAVGMPETIIRYFPRFKNNPHQSHNLVYWSLLLPFAGFLLILAITYLFKDVIIGIFAGEALGIYVKYVPIAAFFILYFNIIWAYFRAHLKNTIPVFINEILKRLLFIVAAVLFYIQYINFDNFIKLMLLSFAVPALLLYIIGKQAQLLNTEGGNVIFKKTPLRREMLSFSAFMVIGIIGNTLSGKLDLLALGALSTLSQTGIYAIAVKIALMIEMPRQFISQVATPLVARAFVEDRKDDIYRLYQKTALNQLLISSLLWLLIWLNIDAIFALMPNGHLYVSGTRAALILGLAKVVDMSMGINFEILLNSHWYKFGLTLMVLMTFITAAFNYIFVHQYGIEGAAWAMLLSYTLFNTIRFFYIRKKMHMQPFTKATLRALAAILFCAGITFLFKSLLFTNTDTQSITILSIKIVISSTLLMLLFAGLILKLRISEDISHLVEGIQKKLR from the coding sequence ATGGGCATTGTTATTCGCCAAAGCATCATCAGCAGTATAGCCGCCTATTGTGGGGCAATGCTCGGATATTTCACTTATTTATACCTCAATCCCCTCATTTTTACGCCCAAAGAAATCGGCATCATACGTTTGTTGGAAGAATTTGGGATATTATTTTATGTTTTTTCGGCGGTGGGTATGCCGGAAACCATCATTCGTTATTTTCCACGTTTCAAAAACAACCCCCATCAGTCGCACAATTTAGTATATTGGTCTTTGCTGTTGCCCTTTGCAGGATTTTTGCTGATATTGGCAATAACCTACCTGTTTAAAGATGTCATCATTGGTATTTTTGCGGGCGAGGCTTTGGGCATTTATGTAAAATATGTACCGATAGCGGCTTTTTTTATTTTATACTTTAATATAATATGGGCATATTTTCGCGCTCATCTCAAAAACACCATACCGGTATTCATCAACGAAATACTGAAGCGGCTTTTATTTATAGTGGCAGCAGTGTTGTTTTATATACAATATATCAATTTTGATAATTTTATTAAATTGATGCTGCTGTCATTTGCTGTTCCTGCATTATTGCTCTATATCATCGGCAAGCAAGCGCAACTGCTCAACACAGAAGGCGGCAATGTGATTTTTAAAAAAACACCACTACGCCGCGAAATGCTGTCGTTTTCAGCATTTATGGTCATAGGCATCATCGGCAATACATTGAGCGGAAAATTGGATTTGCTGGCGTTGGGAGCACTGAGTACTTTATCACAAACGGGGATTTACGCCATTGCCGTAAAAATCGCATTGATGATAGAAATGCCGCGTCAGTTTATCAGTCAGGTGGCAACACCTTTAGTGGCGCGCGCCTTTGTCGAAGACCGCAAAGACGACATATACAGGCTGTACCAAAAAACCGCCCTCAATCAACTGCTCATCAGCAGTTTGTTGTGGTTATTGATATGGCTCAACATTGATGCTATTTTTGCACTGATGCCCAACGGTCACCTGTATGTAAGCGGCACCAGGGCTGCTTTAATATTGGGGTTGGCAAAAGTAGTAGATATGTCGATGGGCATAAATTTTGAAATTCTGCTCAATTCGCATTGGTACAAATTCGGTTTGACGCTGATGGTGCTGATGACCTTTATTACAGCGGCATTCAATTATATATTCGTGCATCAATACGGCATAGAAGGGGCAGCCTGGGCTATGCTATTGAGCTATACATTGTTCAATACCATACGCTTTTTTTATATCCGCAAAAAAATGCACATGCAGCCCTTCACCAAAGCTACTTTGCGAGCCTTAGCCGCCATATTATTCTGTGCGGGCATCACTTTTTTGTTCAAATCGCTGTTGTTTACAAACACCGATACGCAAAGCATCACAATCTTATCTATAAAAATAGTAATAAGCAGTACGTTATTAATGTTATTATTTGCAGGTTTAATATTAAAATTGCGTATATCAGAAGACATATCGCACCTTGTTGAGGGCATTCAAAAAAAGTTGCGTTAA
- the rplL gene encoding 50S ribosomal protein L7/L12 — MADLKALAETLVNLTVKEVNELAGILKDDYGIEPAAAAAPVMMAAPAGGGGAAAAEEQTAFDVVLKNGGANKLNVVKEVRTITGLGLKEAKDLVDQAPSKVKEGISKEEAESIKTKLVEAGAEVEIK; from the coding sequence ATGGCGGATTTGAAAGCATTAGCAGAAACCTTAGTGAACCTCACTGTAAAAGAGGTAAACGAATTAGCCGGTATTTTGAAAGATGACTACGGCATTGAGCCAGCAGCAGCAGCAGCTCCGGTAATGATGGCAGCCCCTGCCGGTGGTGGCGGTGCAGCCGCAGCTGAAGAACAAACAGCTTTTGACGTAGTGCTCAAAAATGGCGGTGCCAACAAACTCAACGTGGTGAAAGAAGTAAGAACTATCACTGGTTTGGGCTTAAAAGAAGCAAAAGATTTGGTAGATCAAGCTCCTTCAAAAGTAAAAGAAGGTATTTCTAAAGAGGAAGCAGAATCTATCAAGACAAAATTAGTAGAAGCTGGAGCAGAAGTTGAAATAAAGTAA
- a CDS encoding 50S ribosomal protein L10, protein MTAEHDKDTAQVAEAATNGNFPELIENDKKAVIEELIQKFNENNAFYIADTSTLTVEKVNKLRHICFKKGVELRVAKNTLIRKALERAEGNYEDLYDVLAGHSALMFSEKATVPANVIKDFRKEGNEKPLLKAAYIDSAIFKGDDQLDALIALKSKEQLLGEVIGLLQSPAQRVIGALQSGGQKIAGLLKTLEER, encoded by the coding sequence ATGACAGCAGAACACGATAAAGATACAGCACAAGTAGCCGAAGCTGCAACAAACGGCAATTTTCCGGAATTAATAGAAAACGACAAAAAAGCAGTTATAGAAGAATTAATTCAAAAATTCAACGAAAACAATGCTTTTTATATTGCGGATACCTCTACTTTAACAGTAGAAAAAGTGAACAAATTACGCCATATCTGCTTTAAAAAAGGAGTAGAATTGCGCGTAGCCAAAAACACACTTATCCGCAAAGCGTTGGAAAGAGCTGAAGGAAACTACGAAGATTTATACGATGTATTGGCGGGTCACTCTGCCTTGATGTTTAGTGAAAAAGCCACTGTGCCGGCGAACGTTATCAAAGATTTTCGCAAAGAAGGCAACGAGAAGCCACTTTTGAAAGCAGCCTATATTGATAGTGCTATTTTTAAAGGAGACGACCAATTAGATGCCTTGATTGCGCTTAAATCCAAAGAACAATTATTGGGCGAGGTTATCGGCTTATTGCAATCACCGGCACAACGTGTTATCGGAGCTTTGCAATCAGGCGGTCAAAAAATTGCCGGTTTGCTCAAAACATTGGAAGAACGTTAA